ATATCTATTCAAGAACTCATTGGTCAGGGAGAAAAGATTCTGGTTATCGACGATATGGAAGACCAGAGAGAGATTGCCGCAAAAATACTCACCAGTCTTGGCTACTCTCCCGCAACTGTTCCAAGCGGTGAAGAAGCGATAGAATACCTGAAAGGTCATTCCGTGGACCTGATATTGATCGATATGATTATGTATCCGGGTATGGACGGACTTGAAACCTATAAGGAAATACTAAAAATTCATCCTGGCCAGAAAGCCATTATTGTAAGCGGTTTCTCTGAAACAGACCACGTGAAGGATGCCCTACGGCTGGGAGTCGGGGAATATGTCAAAAAACCCTATCAAATTGATAAAATCGGCCTTGCAATAAAGACTGAGTTGAAAAAACCCCCGACAAACTGATACGGAAACAAGAGAAAAGTTTTGATAACCGTATAGATTTGTGGGCAACAACCCTTTAATCAATCGTTATCTTTATGTAAACATGTTCCCCATCAGCCGGTTCAGCATGTGAGTCCCTTTTACCTCGGTTTCAAATAACGGCACAACCGCCCTTACCCTGTCTCCGAATATATTCCAGATTGTAGCCATATGCTCATCCTGCATCTTAACACGGTTACGCACAAACTCTGCAGCATTTGCTGCTACCTGATCTTTCTGGATAATACCATTAACCAGCACACCGCCGACAGGGATGCCGAACTCGTAGAACCAGTTGATAAACCTCGTAATAACAGCTATTGGAAGGGCTTCAGGCAGAGTAGCAAAAAAGAAGGCGGTGAGGTTATTGTCTGTCAGGAGACTTTGCGCCTTTGCCATCCGTTCTTTAAAACTTAAGAGATAATCCATAAGCGGATCTTTCTCTTTTTTCTTTGAAAATGAAAGGGCTTCCCTCAATGTTGTTGCTTCATCCCTGCTTTTCAGCATCTTTTCAACCCATAGAGAATAGACCTTCGACATGCCAAGTAGTCGCCTTGCATTTGCAGTAGGCGCGGTATCAAAGACATAGAAATCATATTCGTCTTTAAACATAATATCCGTCATATTTTCAAACATGGCAGATTCTTCGAAGGCAGGGTTCATAGTGGCAGACTCTACAAATTCATCTGCCTTTGTCGAAAGGTCTGCAAATCTTAAAAACCAGTTGATTTTTTCACGGATTTCATTTTTTGACCGTTCAATCGTATCGTGTGTGTCAATCTCAAAGGCATAGCAGAGTTTCTCGTCGCATACGTTCACAGCCTTCCCGAAAACGTCCTGTCCAAATAAGTTTGAGAGACTATGGACAGGATTGGTAGAGGCAAGAAGCGTCTTTTTCCCCTGTTTAGCTGCCCAAAGCGCAGCAGCCCCTGCCATAACCGTCTTCCCTACCCCTCCTTTGCCGCCAAAAAATATATACTTCAAGTTCGGGTGGTCCTTCATATATTTGGTCATGCTCGTTGTTATTTGATCCATTTTGAGGCTCCTTATTGCCTGTTTTCGGGCTTAGTCAAACATGCGTTCTGCCAGCTTTTCAATCATCTGCAAACCTGTCACATCACGCTCCATCTCAGGCACATAGGCAAGAATCTGGTTTTTAAAGGTATCGTCAATAACCTTCAGGTAATGTTCCTGCATGGTGAGACGATTTTTCAGATACTCAGGAATCTGTTGATTTTTCAGTTCCTCCGGCAAAACACGGTTCACAATGTAACCGCTTAAAGGCACATCGAATTTCGCGAAAAGACCCGCGGCCTTCAAGGTATCATTAATTACCATCTCCTCGGCAGTTACCACGAAAAAAAACGCTGTCCGCTCTTTATCGGTAAGTATCCCCGATGATTTGTTAATACGGTCTTTGATATATAGCAGTTCATTCAATATGGCATCTTCCTCTGCATTTTTCTCGTGACGCATTACGGCAGCTACCTGGTCATATTCACGCATCTCCTGGCGGAGGCCGGTAATCTTATCAATCCATTCGTCATAAACAGATGCCATACTGAGATAATATAATGCATGACCCAAGGGCACAAGGTCATATATGTAGTAGTCAAAACCGCCCTTTACTACAATATCCACAACCTCGTCGAAAATGGCGCTCTCTTCCATAGCCGGTTCTGCCGCTGCCGCCTGTATATAGCTTTCAATCTCTTCAGGGATCTTGTCCATACCGTACATATCGAGTATTTTCTGCCTGATTTCCTGCTGATATTCCTTTACACGCTGGTCTGCGTCTATTTCCTGCGCATAGAGGTTCGGCATGATCTCTGTGGGGCCTTTTCCAAAAATGTCCTTCTGGAAAATATCACTTAACGAAGCTTGAGGATCAACAGAAAAAACAAGAACGCGCTTACCCTGTTTTGCCAGATAATAGGCAGTTGCAGCAGAAAATGTTGTCTTGCCGAGGCCGCCCTTGCCGCCGAACATAATGTAACGTCTGTCCGGGTACTGTTCAAATATCTTTGTTAGCGAAATGGGAACCACCCCCTTTATTAATTTAGGATTTAGAATGTAAAAATTAGAATTTCAGATTTATCAACTGAAACTCTTCACTTCAAACATGGAGCCACTATTTTAAGCCAGTGCGTCGGTTAAATCTTTTTCCCTCAACATTCTTCTCTTCCAGGTTGAAATCTGGGGAACAACATAGGGAAGCAGTCTCAGAGAATAATATGGCGGCAGAATAGGAACACCAAGCATATCGCCCATGGTAATAAGTATGAAAAGATGCTCCATGCTTGCCCGTGTTTTCAGTGCAAATCTCGCCGAGTCATGTGCAGCCACCCCGTATACAAATTCTTTAACAGCCTGAAAGAAACCGCCTTTCTTTTTTTCATCATCGCTCATGGTGCCATCTCCTCTATTAATTTTTAGAATCCATAATTGATACTATGCCTTTGCTGATATTGCCCGGGCTTTTATTAGCCTGTACCGGTTCAACGCTTTAATGCCTTCCACACCAAGAATCAGGGCTGCAACAACAAGAAAAAGACCGACAAGCCCCATGAGGGTGTTGCCTACAAGAGCCTCTCCCGTTACCTTCCCTGAAATAACCTTCTGCAGCAGGCTGTAAGATGTGTAAAGAAGTGCTGCAATGGTTGTAATAAACATAAAGATCATCGGATAGAATGTCCATGCGGCAGGTTTGCCTTCAGACATTAACCAGGCCGTTACCAGTAAAAGCGCAAGGGAAGCCATAAGCTGGTTTGCCCCTCCAAAGAGAACCCATAAATATTGCCACCACCCTGTTAAGACAAGTATCATGCCGAGGGCACATGCTATGAAGGTTCCCACATGGGCATTTCTGAATACAGGACTTATGTCGCTTAACAATTCCGAAGTTGCCACTCTCATAAAGCGAATAACAAGCTGCATAATAGTAACGGCCAGAACAACCATCATAACGCTGCCATAGGAATTGCCCAGATTTAAAGGCATCCCGAGGGCGCCCATGAATTTCGCGACCCCTCCCGCAAAGATGACTCCAGGTCCCTTTGAAATTGCAGCCCCGTATTCAGCAGGGGACGCATAAATAGTTCCGGCAATAATAAGTGCAAATAATGCAAGCATCATTTCGACAAACATAACCCCGGCAGTGACAGGCCGTGCATCCAACTCGTTTTCAAGTTGCCTCGCAGTCCCGGAACTTGATACGATGCTGTGCCATCCGGAAACAGCTCCGCAGGCGATGGTAACAAACATAATGGGCCAAAGAGGACCGATCTTTATCGAAAAATCCGTATATGCAGGCAGGGTGAAATTAGGATGAATGATAAAAACACCGATGATCCCGAAAAATAATCCGAGAAAAACAATGTATGACGCAACATAATTAACAGGGAGTGCGAACCTCCAAATGGGAAGCACTGCTGCAAAATAGCAAAAAACAAAGGCTGCAATCGCCCATAAGACCCTGCTGTTAGAGAGGTCCGTACCGAGTATCCTGTCGGAAGGAGCGATTGTACCAAGCCATATTCCAAGAAGGGCAATAACTACCGTAACAACGGTTGTCAGGATAATATCGCTCCTCCACCGGTAAATCATCTGGCCTGCAAGGACGCCGGCAATAGTTAAAAACAGCCATGCCATAGGAGCTGCCTTAAGCCCGATGGCAGTACTCACCACAACATTGCCGAATGCCCCGGCGATGAGAAGCAGATAGAAATAAATGAATGCGAGAAGGATAACCCGTGCTCTCGGTGAAATAAGTTTATGGCTTAGCCCTCCGAAAGAAGCACCTTCATTTCGCATTGATATTGCTGCGCTTGAATAATCCTGAACCCAGCCGATAAAGAATGCTCCGGCAAGTATCCATATCAACGCGGGAAGCCAACCCCACTGGATTGCGATAATGGGCCCGATAATCGGAGCTGCGCCGGCAATAGACTTGAACTGATATCCGAAAAGAATATTTTTGCTGGTAGGCATAAATTCCACGCCATCCATGTACATTTTTGCAGGGGTCGTCCTTTTCGGATCAGCTTTGATAATCTTTGAATCAATATACTTTGCATAATAACGATAGCCGACAAAGGCAACAACAAAACCCATAACAAGAACAGTAACTGCGTTCATGCTTACCTCCCCTTTTAAGCTTCACGTCAATGTTTCTTCAGAAACAATCATGCCTTAATGACATTATAAGTAAAGTGAAGCAGTTTCAAGTTATTCTATAGATTATAGTTATATTTTTATAATCCGGAAGACCACAAAGTCAAATAAAAAATATATTATCAGCAACCAGATAAAAACAATCACAGAACCGGCAATCCATCCGATTCTTTTTGCGATTTTCCGTTGAGATCCGGCCCTTTCGCGGCATTCATCCATTACTTCTTTCGGGATCATTTTCGTGAGCAGTATGATTCCGGCAGGGATCAATACAAGATCGTCAAGATAACCTATAATAGGTACAAAATCCGGGATAAGATCAACAGGGCTTAAGGCATAGGCAATAATAATGAGGGCGAAAGCTTTAGCATACCACGGAACCCTGGGGTCTTTTGAAGCCAGGAAGAGTGCATGCACCTCGCTTCGTAATCTTTTTGCCTTCTTCTTCCATGACTTTATGTCCACATTATACCTTAAGAACTCTAAGAAGAGATTGTACCCCTTTCAGACCTACATTACCGGCCTGTCCTAAAAGATATTGTATTATTTATTCCATTGTCAGAAACAGGTTTTTTACTCTGCATCGAGCTTCTTTCTGATATCGTTCCAGAAATTCATAATCTCTCTTTTGGAAGGGGGTTTCTTCATATCAAACCCTTTTTCTCCAATATAGCTATCAAAGTGTTTTGTGATGAATGTATCGGGGATACTATCAATAATCGTGTACAGATCCTTTTTGCCTGCTGACTGAATTTTTATTATTGCGGCAGACCTGTCCATTTTCTCATCTATCCCGTAAGCGGTCTTCACGTCCTGTGGCAACCCCTTCATGTCACTGTAAATGGCTGTATACTTGTTTGCGAATTCCTGATCATCCATCTTTTTGAGCTTAGCTATATTGGTCTCCTTTATTTTGTCAATATCAGTTACCGCAATGTAGCCCTTTGCAAAGAGCTTAACCACTGTACCGACAATAAATTCTTTTGTCTTCTGTACATCAAAGTCATTATCATCTTTCCCTTCCGTAGTACAGAATGCTTCACATATCAGGAATAGTCCGAGGATGATTGCCGTAAAACCGATAATGCATACCTTTGTCCTGTTCATATCGGATAAGTTTACGCTGCTGTTGAACCACTGTCAATGCCTTTGATCCCTGTTAATTTTATCGTTTTAGGCAATGGTTTTGTAAAGTCATCCACTGGAAAATATATTGCAAACTTTTTTCAAAAAGTTTACTGTTTACCAAGGAGCTGCTGAATATGAAAATGATAACTTTGATATTCGCTATATTACTTATGATAACCGGCAATGGATATGCCTCGAATGGCGCATTCGACAAAGCTGATGTAAACAAAGACGGCAAAATTGATGAAAAGGAATTTGATACGGCTGTTAATAATAAATTTAAGCAATATGATAAAAATAATGACGGTGTTATTGACTATAAAGAGCTTAATATTGCGAAAGATGCTGATGCAGCCAAAGAATTCAAGTTTATGGACAAAAATAAAGATGGAAAAGTAAACAAAGAAGAATTCAAGGCTGCTGCATTTGAGAGATTCAAACTTTTTGATAAGAGTAAAGACGGTACACTCAGCACGCCTGAGTATAAAGCTGAACGGGCGCTTCCTATTCTAAAATTCTATTTTTAATCAACAGCCGCATGAGGTTTTCAGGAATACGTCAGCCAAACCCCTGAAGCCAACCCGGCAAAGTCGGGTGGTTACGGGCAACAAGCCCCAAGTTATATTGCAGGAACGCACATACAATCCCCTCTTGACATGGCATAGAGTATAAAGCATAATTTACCCGATGAAAAAATACACCCTGCATAGGGATACTGCACCGAAAACACCCCTTATTGAATATGAAAAAGAACTGAATGAGGAACAATTAAATGTAGTAATGTGCGGAAATGGGCCTATTCTTGTCATAGCAGGCGCCGGAAGCGGCAAGACACGGGTTGTCACATACCGGGTTGCAAGACTTCTCGAACAGGGAGCGTCACCAAACAGCATACTGCTCCTCACATTTACCAACAAGGCTGCACGGGAAATGCTCCACCGCGTGGAACACCTGATAAAAATAGACACCAGGTATATATGGGGCGGTACGTTCCACCACATCGGGAATATGATATTAAGACAACATTGCGAACTGCTCGGTTTCAAAAAAAACTTCACGATCCTCGACAATGAAGATGCAAAAGACATGATCGAGCTTGCAGTGAAAGACCTGAAGATAGACAAAAAGGAAAGGAGATTCCCGAAAAGCACATTGATAAAAAAGATACTGAGTTATTCCGTAAATACAATGGATAATGTAGAAGCATGCATTAAAGAAAGATATCCCTTCTTCATTGACATAATCGATGAAATATCGGCAGTAGAAAAAAAATATACTGAAAAGAAAAAGGTTACGAATTCAATGGATTTCGATGATCTGCTTTTTTTCTGGCACAAGATACTATTGGAAAATGAACATTTGAGGGCGCATTATGCCCAGGTTTTTTCTCACATTCTCGTAGATGAGTATCAGGATACAAACAGGATACAGGCACAGACCGTTGACTTCATGGGGCTTATAAACAGAAACGTAATGGTTGTAGGTGACGACGCCCAGAGTATTTACTCTTTCAGGGGCGCAAACTTTCAAAACATCCTTGAATTTCCGAAAAAATATGAAGAAACCAGGATGTTTAAGCTTGAGACTAATTACAGGAGCACCCCTGAGATACTGGAGCTTGCAAATGACTCCATATCGCAAAATAAAAAGCAATTTTTAAAAAACCTGAAGAGCATAAGGGGCAGCGGCGTAATTCCGGTTGTAACGCATTTAAGAGATGTTATGCAGCAGGCGGAATTTGTTGCGCAGAGAGTACTCGAATTGAGAGACGAGGGCGTGCCTCTGAATCAAATAGCTGTCCTCTACAGGGCACACTACCATGCCATGGAGCTGCAGATGGAGCTTACCCGCAGAGACATCCCCTTTGAAATAAGAAGCGGACTGCGTTTCTTTGAACAGGCCCACATAAAAGATGTTGTTTCGTTTTTAAGGATTATGAACAACATATATGATGAAGTCTCATGGAAAAGGATGTTGAAGCTATTCCCCAGGGTAGGCAACAGAACTGCAGATCACATCTATGAATATATCAAAACCTGTCCTGATCCGGTTCATTCATTTATCTCAAAGGATATTGTTGAACATTTTAAGGGTATACAAAAGGAAAACATTGAAATATGGTCAAAACTATTCAATGAACTTTCCGTACTGTTGGAAGAAGAAGCATTATCCGACATGATCTCCGCTGTCCTGAAGCATGGCTATTCGGAATATCTTAAATATAACTACCCCAACTCTGATTCAAGGCTTGAAGATATCGGACAACTGATGAACTTTTCCACCCAGTATCAGTCTCTTGAAGCCTTTTTAAGCGAGTTATCCCTGTTAAGCGGCGTCAGTGGTGAAGAGGTTGTAAGCGCCGCCATGGATGATGAAAAAATGATCTTAAGCACCATTCATCAGGCAAAGGGGCTTGAGTGGAAAGCAGTATTCCTCATATGGTGTGCTGAAGGGAGATTCCCGAACCCGAAGGCCATAGAAGAAGGCAACGATGAGGAAGAAAGAAGGCTTTTCTATGTGGCTTCTACACGGGCTATGGACGAATTGTATCTGTGTTATCCACTTCTGACTTTCGATAAACAGGCAGGCCATATCATCCTTAAACCTTCAAGATTTATCTCGGAATTAAAAGGCAGCACATACGACGAATGGCATGTATCGGAGTAACAACGCCTCTTTCTGGCTCTCCCTGTTTGTCTCCAGGAATAAGAGATTTCTGGGATATTTATCGTCTTCTTTATCCTGAATTTCATACCATCATCCAAGACTTTTACAAAACTTCATAAACACCGTCATATCAGTAAAACCGGTAGCGAAAGTAATTGAACCTCCCCGCAGCAGAGCTGCGAGGTATCAGAGGAATGGGGAACATGACTCTTCCCCCTCACCCTGCCCTCTCCCTCAAGGGGCGAGGGAATATGGTTACCCCTAAGCAGAGCTTCGAGGAATCAATTGATTGAATATACCGGATATCTCACCTCCCTGGGATTACTGCCTGCTTCATTTTACTTATTCATTTACGCGG
The sequence above is drawn from the Pseudomonadota bacterium genome and encodes:
- a CDS encoding TRC40/GET3/ArsA family transport-energizing ATPase; this encodes MDQITTSMTKYMKDHPNLKYIFFGGKGGVGKTVMAGAAALWAAKQGKKTLLASTNPVHSLSNLFGQDVFGKAVNVCDEKLCYAFEIDTHDTIERSKNEIREKINWFLRFADLSTKADEFVESATMNPAFEESAMFENMTDIMFKDEYDFYVFDTAPTANARRLLGMSKVYSLWVEKMLKSRDEATTLREALSFSKKKEKDPLMDYLLSFKERMAKAQSLLTDNNLTAFFFATLPEALPIAVITRFINWFYEFGIPVGGVLVNGIIQKDQVAANAAEFVRNRVKMQDEHMATIWNIFGDRVRAVVPLFETEVKGTHMLNRLMGNMFT
- a CDS encoding TRC40/GET3/ArsA family transport-energizing ATPase, which codes for MVPISLTKIFEQYPDRRYIMFGGKGGLGKTTFSAATAYYLAKQGKRVLVFSVDPQASLSDIFQKDIFGKGPTEIMPNLYAQEIDADQRVKEYQQEIRQKILDMYGMDKIPEEIESYIQAAAAEPAMEESAIFDEVVDIVVKGGFDYYIYDLVPLGHALYYLSMASVYDEWIDKITGLRQEMREYDQVAAVMRHEKNAEEDAILNELLYIKDRINKSSGILTDKERTAFFFVVTAEEMVINDTLKAAGLFAKFDVPLSGYIVNRVLPEELKNQQIPEYLKNRLTMQEHYLKVIDDTFKNQILAYVPEMERDVTGLQMIEKLAERMFD
- a CDS encoding YkvA family protein, with the protein product MKSWKKKAKRLRSEVHALFLASKDPRVPWYAKAFALIIIAYALSPVDLIPDFVPIIGYLDDLVLIPAGIILLTKMIPKEVMDECRERAGSQRKIAKRIGWIAGSVIVFIWLLIIYFLFDFVVFRIIKI
- a CDS encoding EF-hand domain-containing protein — protein: MKMITLIFAILLMITGNGYASNGAFDKADVNKDGKIDEKEFDTAVNNKFKQYDKNNDGVIDYKELNIAKDADAAKEFKFMDKNKDGKVNKEEFKAAAFERFKLFDKSKDGTLSTPEYKAERALPILKFYF
- a CDS encoding ATP-dependent helicase → MKKYTLHRDTAPKTPLIEYEKELNEEQLNVVMCGNGPILVIAGAGSGKTRVVTYRVARLLEQGASPNSILLLTFTNKAAREMLHRVEHLIKIDTRYIWGGTFHHIGNMILRQHCELLGFKKNFTILDNEDAKDMIELAVKDLKIDKKERRFPKSTLIKKILSYSVNTMDNVEACIKERYPFFIDIIDEISAVEKKYTEKKKVTNSMDFDDLLFFWHKILLENEHLRAHYAQVFSHILVDEYQDTNRIQAQTVDFMGLINRNVMVVGDDAQSIYSFRGANFQNILEFPKKYEETRMFKLETNYRSTPEILELANDSISQNKKQFLKNLKSIRGSGVIPVVTHLRDVMQQAEFVAQRVLELRDEGVPLNQIAVLYRAHYHAMELQMELTRRDIPFEIRSGLRFFEQAHIKDVVSFLRIMNNIYDEVSWKRMLKLFPRVGNRTADHIYEYIKTCPDPVHSFISKDIVEHFKGIQKENIEIWSKLFNELSVLLEEEALSDMISAVLKHGYSEYLKYNYPNSDSRLEDIGQLMNFSTQYQSLEAFLSELSLLSGVSGEEVVSAAMDDEKMILSTIHQAKGLEWKAVFLIWCAEGRFPNPKAIEEGNDEEERRLFYVASTRAMDELYLCYPLLTFDKQAGHIILKPSRFISELKGSTYDEWHVSE